Genomic window (Aminivibrio sp.):
AAGGGAGCCAGGAGATCCGTCGCCTGCGTCATCGGGACTGCTGAAGTCCAGTCAGCTCTTGTGGCCTCCACCCTCACCACGGTGGTGGTACTTTTGCCTCTTGCCTTTATCCGGGGCCTCGTGGGCGTCTTTTTTTCAGCTCTTACGGTGGTTATGGTTGCGGCGGTTGCGGCGTCCCTTTTTGTGAGCCTCACCTTTATCCCCATGATGGGCAGCTTTTTCTTCCGCCGGGAGGAAGACCGCCTCAGGTTTCACCGCTACACAGACGCATTTATCGGGTGGCTTGAAGGGGGGTACGAGGTGCTCCTTGAATGGTCGCTGAAAAACAGGAAAATGGTGATTTTTGCCTCCCTGGTTCTTCTCGGGCTCACTTTTGCGGGATTCAGGTTCATCGGAACGGAACTCACACCGGATCCGGACACGGGAGAAATTACCATCACCATGACCCTTCCTGAAGGAACGGACATCGAGACGACCGACAGTCTGGTTCTCCGCGCTATCGAACATGTCCGGAAAACCGTTCCCGAAGCCATCAATGTCTTCGGCTACGACGGACGGGACGAAAAAGGATTCGCTATCGCCGCCGGGCAGCAAGCGGGGCCGAACATCGGCAACGTGGGCCTCAAGCTTGTGGACAAAAGGCTGAGAAAACGCACCGCCTTCGAGGTTGGGGAGTCTCTCCGGTTATGGCTCCGGGAGCAGCCAGGCATCGAAAAGCTCAACGTGCTTGTCACGTCTCCCATCAAGTCCATGTTCCTCGGCGCGAAACCCCTGAATATAGAAGTTTACGGCGATGACCTCGACAAGGTGGTCCGCCTGTCGGACAGGATAGCGGACCTTCTCCGCACCATACCCGGCGCCGTGGACGTCAGCCTGAGCCAGAAACAGAACAGGCCGGAAATCAGGGTGGACGTCGACCGGGAAAAGGCGTCCCTCCTGGGAGTGAACACCTATGCCGTTGCGGGAACCCTCAGGACCTACTTCTACGGCTACGAAACGGGAGAAAACTACTGGGAAGGAGAGGACGACTATCCCATACGGTTCCGCCTCCGGGAAGAACAGCGCAACTCCCGGGAGATATTCGACCGTCTCATAGTTCCCTCCGCCTCGGGGGAAATGGTGCGTCTTTCCACGGTGGCGTCGTACCGGGACACGGCAGGCCCGTCGGAGATCCAGAGAAAAAACAAGCAGCGCTATGTGGTGGTTGAGGCGAACATTCACGGACGATCCTTCGGAGAAGTTACGAAAGACGCACAAGATGCCATGGCAGAAATGGACATCCCGTCGGGCATCACCATAGAGTTCGGCGGCGAGATCCGTGAACAGGGGGATGCCTTCCGTCAGATGGGGCTTCTCGTCCTCCTGGGAGTAGTCCTGGTTTACATGGTCATGGCGGGACAGTACGAAGCCTATCTCGACCCGTTCATCATCATGTTCAGCATCCCCTTCGCCCTCACTGGAGTTGCCTTCGCCTATCTTTTGACCGGGCTCTACCTCTCCCTCCAGGGACTCCTGGGAATCGTCATGCTTGCGGGCATCGTTGTGAACAACGCCATTGTGCTGGTGGACTACGTGAACCTGCTCCGTGCCAGGGGCACTCCTCTCCGGGAAGCCCTTATCAGCGCAGGGGGGCGGAGGCTTCGGCCCGTCCTCATGACCACCCTCACCACTTTCTTCGGCATGCTCCCCATGGCGCTGAGCAAGGCCCAAGGGGCTGAACTCTGGAAACCTCTCGCCGTTTCGGTCATGGGAGGGCTCACGATCTCCACCCTGGTCACCTTGGTGCTCGTTCCGGTGATCTACAGCCTCTTCGAAGAAAAGTTGAGAAAAAAAGGAAGATTCAAGGAGGCGGTGACGAACTCATGAACATGGTCTGGATTCATGCCGGTGAAACGCTGGGCCGGGAAATCACCGAAATACTCGATTCCATCGGGGTTCCAACTTACTCGGTCTGGCGAAATGTCCTCCGGAAAGACAACGAGGGAAACGGTACCAGATGGGACGATGCCGTCTTCCCCGGAAAGAACTGGTCGGTGCAGTTTCTTTGCGGGGATGAGATGCTTGCCTCGCTGAGGGAAAAATTCCAGTTCTTCCTCAACGATGATTATGTCCGCCGGACAGGGGTTGAGATATACGTCCATAAGGCCGAGCGGCTTCTGTAGCCTTCCTTCTTTCTTCCCTTTCGGTTAAAATCAAAAAGCGGAAAGAAAGGAGGAATTTTATGAGACAGTACCTACCCACAGCCGCCATCCGGAAACACCTCGTTGTGCCGGGACTTGTGGCCATGCTCGGCATGGTTTTAATAGCCGCTCTCCCCTATGCGGAAGCAAAATTGGCACCGGCGGCTTTCCGTATTCTTCTCAGGACGGCGAAAATCGGCCTGGTGGCATCTATGACCTGGCTTGCTCTCGGTGGGGTCAGTCTTTTCGAAATCTATTTCAGGAACAGGTTCGACATCTCCGCCGCAGACAACCTCAAAGCCAGGAAAATACAGACACAGTTCATTCTCTTCAAAAGGCTGCTCGTCATACTTATCCTCTTTCTTTCGGTATCCATAGCACTCCTGAGTATCGACGATTTCCGGCGCATAGGCACATCTCTCCTGGCCTCCGTCGGTGTTGCAGGTATCATCGTGGGAATTTCAGCCCAGAGAACGGTGGGAACCTTCCTCGCCGGAATCCACCTCGCTATTGCCGAACCCATCCGAATCGACGACGTGGTCGTGGCGGAAGGGGAATGGGGCAGGGTTGAAGAGATCACCTTCACCTTTGTGGTCCTCCGCCTCTGGGATTCACGCCGTCTCGTCCTTCCGACGACCTACTTCCTTGAAAAACCCTTCCAGAACTGGACCCGCGTTTCGGCGGACATCATAGGCACCGCTTTCTTCCACGTGGATTTTTCAGCAGACGTGGAGCAGATCCGGGAGTTTTTTTACACAGTTCTCGGCACAACCCCCCTGTGGGACGGGAAGGCGAAAGCCCTCCAGGTGACGGACTGTACTCCCCGCTCCATGGAGGTACGGGCCCTCATGAGTGCAGCAAATTCGGGAGTCGCCTGGGACCTCCGCTGCCATGTCAGGGAAAGAATGATGGAATGGCTCCGCCTCGAACATCCGGACTGGCTGCCCAGGGCGCGGGCAGAGGTGAACGGCAGGGGAGAAAAACCTATCCCATGGTCTGCGCCGGAACGAGACAGAAACGATGCCGATTCGCCGGAGATAGTATAGCTCTTTGAGATGGTTCGATCCCATGGCGCGCTTTCCCCGGTTTTATCTCTCTTTTCCTCAATCCGCAAATTTTTCAGGCAGAGGGAGTGTCGCCGGGCCTACGGTGAATTCGCCCTCCCCGGGGGCGAAGAGATCCCGCTTTGCGCTCTTTGCGGAGAGATCCCTGGGGGAGGGCGCCTGAGGGGAGAGAAACCGACACGGGTGTCGGTTTCACAGGCAGACAGCCGGCGAACGCAGGGAGCCGCGGGACTCGCCTGGGCAGTTGTCACGGACGACAATCAGCATCCCCCGGCCCAAGGGGTCCCCGTGACGCTCCCCGCTGGGGTGCGGATTTAGGCTTTTCTTGAAATATTGACGAATTCCGGAGATGCACTATACTTCACGCTAATGGGTCTTTGCCAACCCGGCAGTTTTTAAAATCCTGCGAGTGCGTGCGGGAATGTTTGGGGTTTCTCGTTCAGAGAAATACGGACAGGCGTGGAATGGTGTTCTTTTCGAAAATGTTTGATATCGTCCCGAAAGGCGGACCAGTCACATACTATTCGAATCCGGAGGTGGTTTGCAGTGAGAATGCGTTTT
Coding sequences:
- a CDS encoding PG0541 family transporter-associated protein, with protein sequence MNMVWIHAGETLGREITEILDSIGVPTYSVWRNVLRKDNEGNGTRWDDAVFPGKNWSVQFLCGDEMLASLREKFQFFLNDDYVRRTGVEIYVHKAERLL
- a CDS encoding mechanosensitive ion channel domain-containing protein; its protein translation is MRQYLPTAAIRKHLVVPGLVAMLGMVLIAALPYAEAKLAPAAFRILLRTAKIGLVASMTWLALGGVSLFEIYFRNRFDISAADNLKARKIQTQFILFKRLLVILILFLSVSIALLSIDDFRRIGTSLLASVGVAGIIVGISAQRTVGTFLAGIHLAIAEPIRIDDVVVAEGEWGRVEEITFTFVVLRLWDSRRLVLPTTYFLEKPFQNWTRVSADIIGTAFFHVDFSADVEQIREFFYTVLGTTPLWDGKAKALQVTDCTPRSMEVRALMSAANSGVAWDLRCHVRERMMEWLRLEHPDWLPRARAEVNGRGEKPIPWSAPERDRNDADSPEIV
- a CDS encoding efflux RND transporter permease subunit gives rise to the protein MNLPELSVNRRVSMLMVFLAVILVGGIVFFGLKLDLLPNIEPPVVNVLVTWPGASASDVEQRVTKVVEDNVSLIEGVDTIFSKSMDNISVVSVKFKWGVDLDVKMGDIRDSVNFARRDLPDDAEEPILLRITSGTIPFLILSFTAERSWEGLHHFVEKTVMENLSRIPGVGQVLVYGGEQREIQVRIDAEKVEAFGIPIASVIDAVERENLNIPAGSLKQGRTEYYVRVPGRYSSVEEIGRTVVGVAGGRPVHLADVAEVADTYKDRDLRGYYFDREAIIMAVLKTSDANTVEVSRAVLGRLDELKEKEFPSDVDYQIGMNTSEFILNSINNLSQSLIAGVLLVFAVTWIFLKRLSASLIVCGAIPFSLIITFVFMGELDYTINIFTLSALAMASGMVVDNCIVATDQVIYHIEKGARRSVACVIGTAEVQSALVASTLTTVVVLLPLAFIRGLVGVFFSALTVVMVAAVAASLFVSLTFIPMMGSFFFRREEDRLRFHRYTDAFIGWLEGGYEVLLEWSLKNRKMVIFASLVLLGLTFAGFRFIGTELTPDPDTGEITITMTLPEGTDIETTDSLVLRAIEHVRKTVPEAINVFGYDGRDEKGFAIAAGQQAGPNIGNVGLKLVDKRLRKRTAFEVGESLRLWLREQPGIEKLNVLVTSPIKSMFLGAKPLNIEVYGDDLDKVVRLSDRIADLLRTIPGAVDVSLSQKQNRPEIRVDVDREKASLLGVNTYAVAGTLRTYFYGYETGENYWEGEDDYPIRFRLREEQRNSREIFDRLIVPSASGEMVRLSTVASYRDTAGPSEIQRKNKQRYVVVEANIHGRSFGEVTKDAQDAMAEMDIPSGITIEFGGEIREQGDAFRQMGLLVLLGVVLVYMVMAGQYEAYLDPFIIMFSIPFALTGVAFAYLLTGLYLSLQGLLGIVMLAGIVVNNAIVLVDYVNLLRARGTPLREALISAGGRRLRPVLMTTLTTFFGMLPMALSKAQGAELWKPLAVSVMGGLTISTLVTLVLVPVIYSLFEEKLRKKGRFKEAVTNS